A genome region from Glutamicibacter arilaitensis Re117 includes the following:
- a CDS encoding asparaginase — protein MIPDHPQPQTDPLANPVLPQHVPLVAATRGEAVESIHYGSAVLLDAQGQVLVSLGEPQAAYYPRSALKPLFAVGMLRAGLQLDDQQLALASASHSGAPIHQQVASSTLAAANLDESALRNSTDLPYGVAERADYLAGGGTATQLAQNCSGKHAALAALCELRGWDTANYLHDEHLLQLLQDTVQELTGEQISGVSTDGCGTPVYLISLLGLARGFARLSAAEPGTPEARVAAAMSRYPELVAGVGRDVTALMRAIPGAVAKDGFEGIQAVGLPDGSALAVKIADGSDRARMPITAKLLAEHLGDAAGAALAELASSPALGGGVQVGVLSAL, from the coding sequence GTGATCCCCGACCATCCTCAGCCGCAGACCGACCCGCTGGCCAACCCGGTGTTGCCCCAGCATGTGCCACTGGTGGCAGCCACCCGCGGGGAGGCAGTGGAATCCATCCACTACGGCTCGGCAGTGCTGCTGGATGCGCAGGGCCAGGTGCTCGTGAGCTTGGGCGAGCCGCAGGCCGCGTACTACCCACGCTCTGCCCTCAAGCCGCTGTTCGCGGTGGGCATGCTGCGCGCCGGTCTTCAGCTCGATGACCAGCAGCTGGCGCTGGCTTCGGCCAGCCACTCCGGCGCCCCGATCCACCAGCAGGTGGCCAGCTCCACCCTGGCAGCGGCCAACCTGGATGAATCTGCGCTGCGCAACTCCACCGACCTGCCCTACGGCGTGGCCGAACGCGCGGACTACCTGGCCGGAGGCGGCACCGCCACCCAGCTGGCGCAGAACTGCTCGGGCAAGCACGCCGCCCTGGCCGCACTGTGCGAGCTCAGGGGCTGGGACACCGCCAACTACCTGCACGACGAGCACCTGCTGCAGCTATTGCAAGACACCGTCCAAGAACTCACCGGCGAGCAAATCAGCGGCGTGAGCACCGACGGCTGCGGCACCCCGGTCTACCTGATCAGCCTGCTGGGCCTGGCCCGTGGCTTCGCCCGCCTGTCCGCCGCTGAACCCGGCACCCCGGAGGCCCGCGTGGCCGCGGCAATGTCCCGCTACCCGGAACTGGTGGCAGGCGTTGGCCGCGATGTCACCGCCCTGATGCGCGCCATTCCCGGTGCCGTAGCGAAGGACGGCTTCGAGGGCATCCAGGCCGTGGGCCTGCCCGACGGCAGCGCCCTGGCCGTGAAAATTGCCGATGGCTCGGACCGGGCGCGCATGCCGATCACCGCCAAGCTGCTGGCCGAGCACCTCGGCGATGCAGCCGGCGCGGCCCTGGCCGAACTGGCCAGCTCCCCTGCCTTGGGCGGCGGCGTCCAGGTGGGCGTTCTGTCCGCCCTCTAG
- a CDS encoding aspartate ammonia-lyase: MPETLLSGETRSEHDLIGDLDIPVEAYWGVHTLRAKNNFDITGATLAGNPHLIRALARVKQAAARANHELGLLDADRARAIDQACESIAQGSLHDQFILDPIQGGAGTSTNMNANEVIANLALEILGHEKGEYQYLHPNDHVNLSQSTNDAYPTAVNIATHFATQPLLAAIEVLQASCNAKADQFRTVVKMGRTQLQDAVPMTVGQEFRGWAVTLGEDRARLAESLSLVTEINLGATAIGTGLNAPAGYAEAACRHLRELTGLPLTTSPDLIEATSDVGAFVHLSGVLKRVALKISKICNDLRLLSSGPRAGLNDIQLPAVQSGSSIMPGKVNPVIPEVVNQIAYQVVGHDLTVTMAAEGGQLQLNAFEPVIAHSIGLSLKHLTNGCLTLAEKCIDGITVDEQALRREVENSIGLVTALNPRLGYAASTSVALEALHTGRGVAELVLERGLLSAQDLNELLSPERLANLSD; the protein is encoded by the coding sequence ATGCCTGAAACCTTGCTCAGCGGCGAAACGCGTAGCGAGCATGATCTGATTGGCGACCTTGACATCCCTGTGGAGGCCTATTGGGGCGTGCACACCCTGCGCGCCAAGAACAACTTCGACATCACCGGCGCCACCCTGGCCGGCAACCCGCACCTGATCCGCGCACTGGCGCGCGTGAAGCAGGCCGCGGCCCGGGCCAACCACGAGCTGGGACTGCTGGATGCCGACCGCGCCCGCGCCATCGACCAGGCCTGCGAGTCCATCGCCCAGGGTTCGCTGCACGACCAATTCATCCTGGACCCGATCCAGGGCGGCGCAGGCACCAGCACCAATATGAACGCCAACGAGGTCATCGCCAACCTGGCACTGGAAATCCTCGGCCATGAAAAGGGCGAGTACCAGTACCTGCACCCGAACGACCACGTCAACCTGTCGCAGTCCACCAACGACGCCTACCCGACAGCGGTGAACATTGCCACCCACTTCGCCACCCAGCCGCTGCTGGCAGCTATCGAGGTGCTCCAGGCTTCCTGCAATGCCAAGGCCGACCAGTTCCGCACCGTGGTGAAAATGGGCCGCACCCAGCTGCAGGACGCCGTGCCGATGACCGTGGGCCAGGAGTTTCGCGGCTGGGCCGTGACCCTGGGCGAGGACCGGGCCCGCTTGGCCGAGTCGCTGTCGCTGGTCACCGAGATCAACCTCGGTGCCACCGCCATCGGCACCGGGCTGAACGCGCCGGCCGGCTACGCCGAAGCCGCCTGCCGCCACCTGCGCGAGCTGACCGGTCTGCCGCTGACCACCAGCCCGGATCTGATCGAGGCCACCTCCGATGTAGGCGCCTTCGTGCACCTCTCCGGCGTGCTCAAGCGCGTGGCGCTGAAGATCTCCAAGATCTGCAACGATTTGCGCCTCTTGTCCTCCGGTCCGCGTGCGGGCCTGAACGACATCCAGCTGCCAGCGGTGCAGTCCGGCTCCTCGATCATGCCCGGCAAGGTCAACCCGGTGATCCCGGAAGTTGTCAACCAGATCGCGTACCAGGTGGTCGGCCATGACTTGACCGTGACCATGGCAGCCGAAGGCGGCCAGCTGCAGCTGAACGCCTTCGAGCCGGTCATCGCCCATTCCATCGGCCTGTCGCTCAAGCACCTGACCAACGGCTGCCTGACCCTGGCTGAAAAGTGCATCGACGGCATCACCGTCGACGAGCAGGCGCTGCGCCGCGAGGTGGAGAACTCCATCGGACTGGTGACCGCGCTGAATCCGCGCTTGGGCTACGCGGCCTCTACCTCGGTGGCTCTGGAAGCGCTGCACACCGGACGCGGCGTGGCCGAGCTGGTGCTCGAACGCGGACTGCTCTCCGCACAAGATCTCAACGAGCTGCTCTCCCCCGAGCGCCTCGCCAACCTCTCCGACTAG